Proteins found in one bacterium genomic segment:
- a CDS encoding acyl-CoA/acyl-ACP dehydrogenase: MVDFKLTEQQIMLRDLAKKFVQEEIVPVRAELDQKPDPREGFSWDLLRAADKVGLRTIALSEEDGGIEADIITRCVVGEEIATGDLGFAVCLDQIWKISGAIVKLCNEGQKKRFIPMFRDDPECALSICITEPTGGSNYIPPIERKETVQTRAELKGGNWVINGQKIFISNAGLSKLYLVFAVTDPDADFYERVSAFLITKDAPGFTIGKTENKMGQRLVWNSALHFDDCTIPENNLVGRRGGGMPDVLKFLAEEGSNIQAGATVLGTARAAYEAAVEHAKERFVGGKQMMLHQLTHHKLASMRMRLDAARAYLYRAAANIDDPAEANDYSMAPMAKVFASQAAFDVAKEAMELFGGHGYMKDLPMEKYFRDAASFLHSDGVNDVLLVRAARLLYDLPAELFR; encoded by the coding sequence GTGGTTGACTTCAAGCTTACCGAGCAGCAGATCATGCTTCGCGATTTGGCGAAAAAATTTGTACAGGAAGAGATTGTGCCCGTCCGGGCGGAACTGGATCAGAAGCCCGATCCCCGGGAAGGTTTCTCCTGGGATCTGCTCCGTGCGGCGGACAAGGTCGGTCTCCGAACCATTGCGCTCAGCGAAGAAGACGGCGGCATCGAGGCCGACATTATCACCCGCTGCGTCGTGGGTGAGGAGATCGCGACGGGTGACCTGGGATTCGCGGTCTGTCTCGATCAGATTTGGAAAATTTCGGGCGCCATCGTGAAGTTGTGCAACGAGGGGCAGAAAAAGCGGTTCATCCCCATGTTCCGGGACGATCCCGAATGCGCGCTCTCTATCTGCATCACCGAGCCCACCGGCGGCTCGAACTATATCCCCCCCATCGAGCGGAAAGAAACTGTCCAGACCAGGGCGGAGCTGAAAGGGGGAAACTGGGTCATCAACGGACAGAAGATCTTCATCTCAAACGCGGGACTCTCCAAGCTCTATCTGGTTTTTGCGGTGACGGACCCGGATGCGGATTTCTACGAGCGCGTGAGCGCCTTTCTGATCACGAAGGATGCCCCGGGTTTTACGATCGGAAAAACCGAGAACAAAATGGGCCAGCGCCTGGTGTGGAACAGCGCCCTCCACTTCGATGACTGCACCATCCCGGAGAACAATCTGGTCGGCAGGCGCGGCGGCGGCATGCCCGATGTGCTCAAGTTCCTGGCCGAGGAGGGGAGCAACATCCAGGCGGGCGCCACCGTCCTGGGAACCGCCCGGGCGGCCTACGAAGCGGCCGTGGAGCACGCCAAGGAGCGATTTGTCGGCGGGAAACAGATGATGCTGCACCAGCTGACCCATCATAAGCTGGCGAGCATGCGGATGCGTCTCGACGCGGCGCGGGCCTATCTCTACCGGGCGGCGGCGAACATTGACGATCCGGCGGAGGCGAACGACTACTCCATGGCGCCCATGGCCAAGGTGTTCGCGTCGCAAGCCGCCTTCGACGTGGCCAAGGAAGCAATGGAGCTGTTCGGCGGCCATGGCTATATGAAGGATCTGCCGATGGAGAAATACTTTCGCGATGCGGCGAGCTTCCTCCACTCCGATGGGGTGAACGACGTTCTGCTCGTCCGCGCCGCGCGGCTGCTTTACGATCTTCCGGCGGAACTGTTCCGGTAA
- a CDS encoding 3-hydroxyacyl-CoA dehydrogenase family protein — protein MTPQEIRRIGVVGGGYVGHGVAQQFAQAGYPVAMYNRTPESSERAMAGIRRGVQIFVDEGYVTPQEAEETLARIAPTTDFRAAVEGADFIVESVSEKLEVKQEIFREMDSLAPENAILASETSGLKMTDISRMTQRPERCISTHSYTPPPLIPVVEISPGERTAPEVVEATMAFLRLVGKEPVLCKEVPGHIGVRLTTAMRREAYNIIEKGYATPEAVDTVVRSVGRLWPILGILEVSDLSGIDVMRDVQRNIQPHLDHRAEPSPLLDKMIEAGTLGQKAGKGFYEWDEARRNEILGARDRMLLRWLRENPRAAAPSAS, from the coding sequence ATGACGCCGCAGGAGATTCGACGCATCGGGGTTGTGGGCGGCGGCTACGTTGGCCACGGCGTGGCGCAGCAATTTGCCCAGGCGGGCTACCCGGTGGCGATGTACAACCGGACGCCGGAGAGCTCCGAGCGGGCGATGGCGGGTATTCGCAGGGGTGTCCAGATTTTTGTCGATGAGGGATACGTGACGCCCCAAGAGGCAGAGGAGACGCTCGCGCGAATCGCACCCACGACAGACTTCAGAGCCGCTGTCGAGGGGGCCGATTTCATCGTGGAGTCCGTATCGGAAAAACTGGAAGTGAAGCAAGAGATTTTCCGCGAGATGGATTCCCTCGCTCCGGAAAACGCCATTCTGGCGAGCGAGACATCGGGTTTGAAAATGACCGATATCTCCAGGATGACCCAGCGGCCGGAGCGGTGCATCTCGACCCACAGCTACACCCCGCCTCCCCTGATTCCGGTGGTGGAGATCAGCCCCGGCGAACGGACGGCGCCGGAGGTCGTGGAAGCGACGATGGCGTTTCTCCGTCTGGTGGGGAAGGAGCCGGTGCTTTGCAAAGAGGTTCCAGGACACATCGGGGTGCGGCTTACAACAGCGATGCGCCGGGAAGCCTACAACATCATCGAGAAGGGATATGCGACGCCCGAGGCGGTGGATACCGTTGTGCGCTCGGTGGGCCGGCTTTGGCCCATCCTGGGCATTCTGGAAGTGTCCGACCTTTCCGGCATCGATGTGATGCGCGATGTCCAGCGGAACATTCAGCCGCACCTCGATCACCGCGCCGAACCCTCCCCGCTGCTGGACAAGATGATCGAAGCCGGTACGCTGGGCCAAAAGGCAGGCAAGGGGTTCTACGAATGGGACGAGGCGCGGCGGAATGAAATCCTCGGCGCACGCGATCGGATGCTTTTGCGGTGGCTCCGCGAGAACCCGCGCGCGGCGGCGCCGTCCGCTTCCTGA
- a CDS encoding xanthine dehydrogenase family protein molybdopterin-binding subunit has product MDTTVFQSVGKREVRADGAQLSAGSALYVDDLAPPGLLYGAVLRAGRPHARIRRVDTRAASRHPGVACILIGKDIPNNAYGPSLQDQPVLCTDKVRYAGDPVAALCAESWEAAEEAVRKIRVEYEDLPVVSDPEAALQSAAPRVHENHPTGNRVLDWKVRRGNLDEGFRRASLIVEERFISRAQEHAAIEPHICMAEVDEKGKLTVHVSTQTPYIIRMNLGRVLGLPLSRVRVLVQKVGGGFGGKHEIMLEPLAALCSLKTGRPVKFRMSREEEFTASTIRHSIIMDFKTGVTAEGLITAREINLILDTGAYLSFGETTASKAALMACGPYPVENLSVDACLVYTNNGVAGAVRGFGVTQTTYACESHMDAIAKKLQMDPLELRKINAMRLGDAAHSGDVIRSFGFLETMEHAARAAEWESIGGGRRSPCGRRTGGGIAAMIYPVGFTATANPSAAFARMNEDATVTVITGCADVGQGAHVALRQIAAEEIGVPVENVHLISGDTDVAPLDLGSVASRVTHIGGNAVRAAVGKIKEILLRKAAEIIEAEPADLRIEKGMVYVRSAPERAIPLAEVALKCHRDGQMLLGEGSYNPPGLHLDKATGQGKPYDCYVFATHVAEVEVDEETGEYHVLQLVAAHDVGKAVNPMNVEGQIEGGTLQGYGFGMMEQVLMEEGMVKNPNLADYLIPTSLDSPDVIRPILVETDEPSGPFGAKGVAEPALNPTTPAVLNAIYDAVGARLKDLPATPEAVLRAMGKLGDGKNIR; this is encoded by the coding sequence ATGGATACGACGGTCTTCCAATCAGTTGGAAAAAGGGAAGTGCGTGCCGACGGGGCACAGTTGAGCGCGGGCAGCGCACTGTATGTGGACGATCTCGCGCCGCCGGGACTCTTGTACGGTGCGGTTCTCCGGGCGGGGCGGCCCCACGCCCGCATCCGCCGCGTGGACACCCGGGCCGCGTCCCGGCACCCCGGGGTGGCCTGCATCCTCATCGGCAAAGATATTCCGAACAATGCCTACGGCCCCAGCCTTCAGGATCAACCCGTTCTGTGCACCGACAAGGTCCGCTATGCGGGTGATCCGGTTGCCGCGCTTTGCGCGGAGAGTTGGGAGGCCGCCGAGGAAGCGGTGCGGAAAATACGGGTGGAGTATGAGGACCTGCCGGTGGTGAGCGATCCCGAAGCCGCCCTCCAGTCCGCGGCCCCCAGGGTCCACGAAAATCATCCGACGGGAAACCGCGTTCTTGACTGGAAGGTGCGCCGCGGAAATTTGGACGAGGGCTTCCGGCGGGCCTCCCTGATTGTCGAGGAGAGATTCATCTCCCGCGCCCAGGAACACGCCGCCATCGAGCCGCACATCTGCATGGCGGAAGTGGATGAAAAAGGGAAGCTGACGGTTCATGTTTCGACCCAGACGCCCTACATCATACGGATGAACCTGGGGAGGGTGCTGGGCCTTCCCCTCTCGCGGGTTCGGGTTCTCGTCCAGAAGGTGGGGGGCGGTTTCGGCGGGAAGCATGAAATCATGCTGGAACCTCTGGCGGCGCTCTGCTCTCTGAAGACGGGGCGGCCCGTGAAGTTCCGGATGTCGCGCGAGGAGGAATTCACGGCCTCCACCATCCGCCACTCCATCATCATGGACTTCAAGACGGGTGTAACGGCGGAGGGTCTCATCACGGCGCGCGAGATCAACCTGATTTTGGACACGGGCGCTTATCTGTCCTTCGGGGAAACCACCGCCTCCAAAGCGGCCTTGATGGCCTGCGGCCCCTACCCCGTCGAAAATTTATCGGTTGACGCCTGCCTGGTCTATACGAACAACGGTGTGGCGGGCGCGGTCCGGGGGTTCGGCGTGACGCAGACCACCTATGCCTGCGAGTCGCACATGGATGCAATCGCGAAAAAACTCCAGATGGATCCACTCGAGCTCCGGAAGATAAATGCCATGCGTCTCGGGGATGCGGCCCACAGCGGCGATGTCATCCGAAGTTTCGGCTTCCTGGAAACGATGGAGCACGCCGCCCGTGCGGCCGAATGGGAGAGCATCGGAGGAGGAAGGCGCTCGCCCTGCGGCCGGCGCACCGGGGGGGGGATTGCCGCCATGATCTACCCGGTCGGTTTTACGGCGACAGCCAACCCGAGCGCCGCTTTCGCCCGGATGAATGAGGATGCGACGGTGACGGTGATTACCGGGTGCGCCGATGTGGGGCAGGGCGCCCATGTGGCGCTCCGCCAGATCGCCGCCGAGGAGATCGGGGTTCCTGTAGAGAACGTTCACCTTATCAGCGGAGATACCGATGTGGCCCCGTTGGATCTGGGCTCGGTGGCCAGCCGGGTGACCCACATCGGCGGCAACGCAGTCCGTGCCGCCGTGGGGAAGATCAAGGAAATCCTCCTGCGGAAAGCGGCCGAGATCATCGAGGCGGAGCCGGCGGATCTGCGGATAGAAAAGGGAATGGTGTACGTCAGGAGTGCTCCCGAGCGTGCCATTCCCCTCGCCGAGGTCGCGCTGAAGTGTCACCGCGACGGGCAGATGCTGCTGGGAGAGGGAAGCTACAATCCCCCCGGTCTCCACCTCGACAAGGCAACGGGCCAGGGGAAGCCCTACGACTGCTATGTGTTCGCCACCCACGTCGCCGAGGTCGAAGTGGACGAGGAAACGGGCGAATACCATGTGCTCCAGCTCGTTGCGGCGCACGATGTCGGCAAGGCGGTGAACCCCATGAATGTCGAAGGGCAGATCGAAGGCGGCACCCTGCAGGGGTATGGCTTCGGCATGATGGAACAGGTGCTGATGGAAGAGGGCATGGTCAAAAACCCCAATCTGGCGGATTACCTGATCCCGACCTCGCTCGATTCGCCCGATGTTATTCGCCCGATTCTGGTGGAAACCGATGAGCCCAGCGGGCCTTTCGGCGCGAAGGGGGTGGCCGAGCCCGCGCTCAATCCGACGACCCCGGCCGTGCTCAATGCGATATACGATGCGGTGGGCGCGCGCCTGAAGGATCTCCCGGCAACGCCCGAAGCGGTCTTGCGCGCAATGGGCAAATTGGGAGATGGTAAGAATATCCGTTAA